Proteins encoded in a region of the Labrus bergylta chromosome 9, fLabBer1.1, whole genome shotgun sequence genome:
- the LOC109996735 gene encoding storkhead-box protein 2 isoform X2, with amino-acid sequence MKKTSSSTLRRAWPSSDLIERLLPPAASSEPLKSRRSRSEKDYKVQKHSKRHRYPPQYACQSPPAYTHPGDVSPISMSPISQSQFIPLGEVLLLAISAMNSAHKPVTQEALTEHLQTCFPGVPTPTEEVLHHTLGMLVRERKIYPTPDGYFIVTPQTYFITPSLIRTSSKWYHLDERSAERHQQQHQNQQTQCTSPLSGTITSGPVRDRSHPKSSQNHSGGGGGGGDTFYNNSYRGEDPPSHHTTLSRRSPKDHREAYSSPHSPQTPPQQAGGTTEKSRSSLGFPFKTDTLTKHRGGGGGGGGGGTGTGEVEKQAGGGSGTGSRKFGLKLFRLSFKKDKAKQLATFSAQFPPEEWPLRDEEVPSQLPRHVEMEIIRRINPDLTVENLARHTAVMKRLEEERAQRSKASSANQSSRSRRSGGRHRKQSQAKLSRSHSKTRASRGEPSDLELPDRDYRAYSSSLARSPREHALAMERQRARLHLAHSNPNILDSSHLPVTPEWDVSGELAKRRTEMPFPEPSHGPSAHHSKVHRSHSHTQERKSRNERSDKAKERSRSMDNSKGPLGAGLIGPPDYYDDRSRYYTDDGTLRANQSSAHYSRATPPSAKHPVDSLGLDGGRSLEKSKSRDSLPAYSPKPLLPSIPPDDYFQCSGSSEAVLTAANTLGTLGKSSHEGLKVGVTDRQTDRQTPHTLDSKEDLSKVGPKGGSLPPIPLSIPDPPLANGRPPHSSSSGQEKRKEIFSKDTLFKPPPSLPLPGYSSLRKTPALVASTLSSSCDAIDSQEAFDAPKPLVATSSAPPPGIEATPGAAEASFDYYNVSDDEELEEGGAKSRGEDEKSGGGVVGRGGGGAGTMQWLLEREKERDLQRRFERTLAFPGAKENLPEPAQNQQSAHSARLDSMDSSSVTVDSGFNSPRTRESLASNTSSIVESNRRQNLALSPGHLSITSGNGPPFSFRAIPEPSGTQPEKLQKPNACLASITSV; translated from the exons gTGATGTGTCACCCATCAGTATGTCCCccatcagccaatcacagttcaTCCCTTTGGGAGAAGTACTGTTATTGGCTATCTCTGCTATGAACTCCGCCCACAAGCCTGTGACTCAGGAGGCTCTGACCGAACATCTGCAGACATGTTTCCCAG GTGTTCCCACGCCAACAGAGGAGGTTCTGCACCACACGTTGGGCATGCTGGTCCGTGAGCGGAAGATCTACCCAACACCAGACGGATATTTTATCGTCACCCCTCAGACGTACTTCATCACCCCGAGCCTCATCAGAACCAGCTCCAAGTGGTACCACTTAGACGAGCGGTCAGCTGAgcgacatcagcagcagcatcagaaCCAGCAGACGCAGTGCACCTCCCCTCTCTCGGGCACCATCACCTCCGGACCCGTCAGGGACAGATCGCACCCTAAGTCCAGCCAGAACCACagcgggggaggaggaggaggcggggatACCTTCTACAACAACAGTTACCGTGGTGAAGACCCTCCCAGCCACCACACCACCCTGTCACGCAGATCCCCCAAAGACCACCGGGAGGCGTACTCGTCCCCACACTCCCCACAAACTCCTCCTCAGCAGGCAGGAGGAACCACGGAGAAGAGCCGCAGCAGCCTCGGGTTCCCCTTCAAGACGGACACACTCACCAAGCAccgaggagggggcgggggcgggggaggaggagggacaggaacAGGAGAGGTGGAGAAACAGGCAGGTGGAGGCAGTGGAACAGGAAGTCGTAAGTTTGGCCTGAAGCTGTTCCGTCTGAGCTTTAAGAAAGACAAGGCCAAGCAGCTGGCCACCTTTTCGGCTCAGTTCCCTCCTGAGGAGTGGCCGCTCCGCGACGAGGAGGTGCCCAGCCAGCTGCCCCGCCACGTTGAGATGGAGATCATCCGCAGGATCAACCCTGACCTCACGGTGGAGAACCTGGCTCGCCATACAGCCGTCATGAAACGTCTGGAAGAGGAGCGTGCTCAGAGAAGCAAAGCctcatcagccaatcagagctcgaggagcaggaggagcggGGGCCGTCATAGGAAGCAGTCTCAGGCCAAACTGAGCCGCTCTCACAGTAAGACCAGGGCATCCCGTGGTGAGCCCAGTGACCTGGAGCTGCCCGACCGGGACTACCGAGCATACTCATCCTCGCTGGCCCGGTCGCCGAGGGAACACGCCCTCGCCATGGAACGGCAGCGTGCCCGGCTTCATCTGGCGCACAGCAACCCCAACATCCTTGATTCCTCCCACCTTCCTGTCACTCCTGAGTGGGACGTGTCTGGAGAGCTTGCCAAGCGCCGCACAGAGATGCCTTTCCCCGAGCCGAGCCACGGCCCTTCGGCCCACCACTCCAAAGTGCACCGCTCACACTCGCACACCCAGGAGAGGAAGTCCAGGAATGAGCGCAGCGACAAGGCCAAGGAGCGATCCCGGTCCATGGACAATTCCAAAGGACCGCTTGGGGCTGGGCTCATCGGGCCGCCAGATTACTATGATGACCGGAGCCGCTACTACACAGACGATGGAACCCtcagagccaatcagagctctGCTCATTACTCTCGAGCCACGCCCCCTTCGGCTAAGCATCCTGTGGACTCTTTAGGGCTGGATGGTGGGCGGAGCTTAGAGAAGAGTAAGAGCAGGGACAGCCTGCCCGCTTACTCTCCAAAACCACTTCTCCCCTCCATCCCCCCGGATGATTACTTCCAGTGCTCGGGTTCATCTGAGGCCGTCCTCACAGCTGCTAACACGCTTGGAACTCTGGGTAAGAGCAGCCACGAGGGGTTAAAAGTGGGCGTGACTGACaggcagactgacagacagactccCCACACCCTGGACAGTAAGGAGGACTTGTCAAAGGTTGGGCCTAAAGGGGGCAGCCTGCCTCCGATACCTCTGTCTATTCCTGACCCCCCGCTTGCCAACGGCAGACCCCCCCacagctcctcctctggtcaGGAGAAACGTAAGGAGATCTTTAGTAAAGACACACTCTTCAAACCTCCTCCCAGCCTCCCCTTACCTGGGTACAGCTCCCTGAGGAAAACCCCCGCTCTGGTCGCTTCTACCCTGTCCTCATCCTGTGATGCTATTGATTCCCAGGAGGCCTTTGACGCCCCAAAACCTCTGGTGGCCACATCGTCCGCCCCTCCACCAGGGATCGAAGCGACTCCTGGTGCTGCAGAGGCCTCTTTTGACTACTACAACGTGTCCGACGacgaggagctggaggagggcGGGGCTAAGAGTCGAGGGGAGGACGAGAAGTCTGGAGGAGGTGTTGTTGGGAGGGGAGGTGGTGGAGCAGGGACCATGCAGTGGCTgctggagagggagaaggagagggaccTTCAGAGGAGGTTTGAGAGGACTCTGGCCTTCCCTGGTGCTAAAGAGAACCTTCCAGAACCCGCTCAGAACCAGCAGTCAGCTCACTCTGCTCGACTGGACAGCATGGACTCCAGCTCGGTAACTGTGGACAGTGGATTCAACTCACCAAG gaCGAGGGAGAGTTTGGCGTCGAACACTTCCTCCATTGTGGAGAGTAACCGTCGGCAGAACCTGGCTCTGAGCCCCGGACACCTCAGCATCACCTCCGGGAACGGACCCCCGTTCTCCTTCAGAGCCATCCCAGAACCTTCCGGAACCCAACCTGAGAAACTCCAGAAGCCCAACGCCTGCCTCGCATCAATCACCAGCGTGTAG
- the LOC109996735 gene encoding storkhead-box protein 2 isoform X3, protein MSPISQSQFIPLGEVLLLAISAMNSAHKPVTQEALTEHLQTCFPGVPTPTEEVLHHTLGMLVRERKIYPTPDGYFIVTPQTYFITPSLIRTSSKWYHLDERSAERHQQQHQNQQTQCTSPLSGTITSGPVRDRSHPKSSQNHSGGGGGGGDTFYNNSYRGEDPPSHHTTLSRRSPKDHREAYSSPHSPQTPPQQAGGTTEKSRSSLGFPFKTDTLTKHRGGGGGGGGGGTGTGEVEKQAGGGSGTGSRKFGLKLFRLSFKKDKAKQLATFSAQFPPEEWPLRDEEVPSQLPRHVEMEIIRRINPDLTVENLARHTAVMKRLEEERAQRSKASSANQSSRSRRSGGRHRKQSQAKLSRSHSKTRASRGEPSDLELPDRDYRAYSSSLARSPREHALAMERQRARLHLAHSNPNILDSSHLPVTPEWDVSGELAKRRTEMPFPEPSHGPSAHHSKVHRSHSHTQERKSRNERSDKAKERSRSMDNSKGPLGAGLIGPPDYYDDRSRYYTDDGTLRANQSSAHYSRATPPSAKHPVDSLGLDGGRSLEKSKSRDSLPAYSPKPLLPSIPPDDYFQCSGSSEAVLTAANTLGTLGKSSHEGLKVGVTDRQTDRQTPHTLDSKEDLSKVGPKGGSLPPIPLSIPDPPLANGRPPHSSSSGQEKRKEIFSKDTLFKPPPSLPLPGYSSLRKTPALVASTLSSSCDAIDSQEAFDAPKPLVATSSAPPPGIEATPGAAEASFDYYNVSDDEELEEGGAKSRGEDEKSGGGVVGRGGGGAGTMQWLLEREKERDLQRRFERTLAFPGAKENLPEPAQNQQSAHSARLDSMDSSSVTVDSGFNSPRTRESLASNTSSIVESNRRQNLALSPGHLSITSGNGPPFSFRAIPEPSGTQPEKLQKPNACLASITSV, encoded by the exons ATGTCCCccatcagccaatcacagttcaTCCCTTTGGGAGAAGTACTGTTATTGGCTATCTCTGCTATGAACTCCGCCCACAAGCCTGTGACTCAGGAGGCTCTGACCGAACATCTGCAGACATGTTTCCCAG GTGTTCCCACGCCAACAGAGGAGGTTCTGCACCACACGTTGGGCATGCTGGTCCGTGAGCGGAAGATCTACCCAACACCAGACGGATATTTTATCGTCACCCCTCAGACGTACTTCATCACCCCGAGCCTCATCAGAACCAGCTCCAAGTGGTACCACTTAGACGAGCGGTCAGCTGAgcgacatcagcagcagcatcagaaCCAGCAGACGCAGTGCACCTCCCCTCTCTCGGGCACCATCACCTCCGGACCCGTCAGGGACAGATCGCACCCTAAGTCCAGCCAGAACCACagcgggggaggaggaggaggcggggatACCTTCTACAACAACAGTTACCGTGGTGAAGACCCTCCCAGCCACCACACCACCCTGTCACGCAGATCCCCCAAAGACCACCGGGAGGCGTACTCGTCCCCACACTCCCCACAAACTCCTCCTCAGCAGGCAGGAGGAACCACGGAGAAGAGCCGCAGCAGCCTCGGGTTCCCCTTCAAGACGGACACACTCACCAAGCAccgaggagggggcgggggcgggggaggaggagggacaggaacAGGAGAGGTGGAGAAACAGGCAGGTGGAGGCAGTGGAACAGGAAGTCGTAAGTTTGGCCTGAAGCTGTTCCGTCTGAGCTTTAAGAAAGACAAGGCCAAGCAGCTGGCCACCTTTTCGGCTCAGTTCCCTCCTGAGGAGTGGCCGCTCCGCGACGAGGAGGTGCCCAGCCAGCTGCCCCGCCACGTTGAGATGGAGATCATCCGCAGGATCAACCCTGACCTCACGGTGGAGAACCTGGCTCGCCATACAGCCGTCATGAAACGTCTGGAAGAGGAGCGTGCTCAGAGAAGCAAAGCctcatcagccaatcagagctcgaggagcaggaggagcggGGGCCGTCATAGGAAGCAGTCTCAGGCCAAACTGAGCCGCTCTCACAGTAAGACCAGGGCATCCCGTGGTGAGCCCAGTGACCTGGAGCTGCCCGACCGGGACTACCGAGCATACTCATCCTCGCTGGCCCGGTCGCCGAGGGAACACGCCCTCGCCATGGAACGGCAGCGTGCCCGGCTTCATCTGGCGCACAGCAACCCCAACATCCTTGATTCCTCCCACCTTCCTGTCACTCCTGAGTGGGACGTGTCTGGAGAGCTTGCCAAGCGCCGCACAGAGATGCCTTTCCCCGAGCCGAGCCACGGCCCTTCGGCCCACCACTCCAAAGTGCACCGCTCACACTCGCACACCCAGGAGAGGAAGTCCAGGAATGAGCGCAGCGACAAGGCCAAGGAGCGATCCCGGTCCATGGACAATTCCAAAGGACCGCTTGGGGCTGGGCTCATCGGGCCGCCAGATTACTATGATGACCGGAGCCGCTACTACACAGACGATGGAACCCtcagagccaatcagagctctGCTCATTACTCTCGAGCCACGCCCCCTTCGGCTAAGCATCCTGTGGACTCTTTAGGGCTGGATGGTGGGCGGAGCTTAGAGAAGAGTAAGAGCAGGGACAGCCTGCCCGCTTACTCTCCAAAACCACTTCTCCCCTCCATCCCCCCGGATGATTACTTCCAGTGCTCGGGTTCATCTGAGGCCGTCCTCACAGCTGCTAACACGCTTGGAACTCTGGGTAAGAGCAGCCACGAGGGGTTAAAAGTGGGCGTGACTGACaggcagactgacagacagactccCCACACCCTGGACAGTAAGGAGGACTTGTCAAAGGTTGGGCCTAAAGGGGGCAGCCTGCCTCCGATACCTCTGTCTATTCCTGACCCCCCGCTTGCCAACGGCAGACCCCCCCacagctcctcctctggtcaGGAGAAACGTAAGGAGATCTTTAGTAAAGACACACTCTTCAAACCTCCTCCCAGCCTCCCCTTACCTGGGTACAGCTCCCTGAGGAAAACCCCCGCTCTGGTCGCTTCTACCCTGTCCTCATCCTGTGATGCTATTGATTCCCAGGAGGCCTTTGACGCCCCAAAACCTCTGGTGGCCACATCGTCCGCCCCTCCACCAGGGATCGAAGCGACTCCTGGTGCTGCAGAGGCCTCTTTTGACTACTACAACGTGTCCGACGacgaggagctggaggagggcGGGGCTAAGAGTCGAGGGGAGGACGAGAAGTCTGGAGGAGGTGTTGTTGGGAGGGGAGGTGGTGGAGCAGGGACCATGCAGTGGCTgctggagagggagaaggagagggaccTTCAGAGGAGGTTTGAGAGGACTCTGGCCTTCCCTGGTGCTAAAGAGAACCTTCCAGAACCCGCTCAGAACCAGCAGTCAGCTCACTCTGCTCGACTGGACAGCATGGACTCCAGCTCGGTAACTGTGGACAGTGGATTCAACTCACCAAG gaCGAGGGAGAGTTTGGCGTCGAACACTTCCTCCATTGTGGAGAGTAACCGTCGGCAGAACCTGGCTCTGAGCCCCGGACACCTCAGCATCACCTCCGGGAACGGACCCCCGTTCTCCTTCAGAGCCATCCCAGAACCTTCCGGAACCCAACCTGAGAAACTCCAGAAGCCCAACGCCTGCCTCGCATCAATCACCAGCGTGTAG